A genomic window from Ruminiclostridium cellulolyticum H10 includes:
- a CDS encoding helix-turn-helix domain-containing protein, with amino-acid sequence MFKLNNIYRPITAQPFLNDESYTEIQPCEALKPYICCFWGTQKPYSSFTSTEIKDKLVIPDTCMDIVFNTNMDKNELDGFFAGVSDTTFIDKTKNVTSSTSCFAIRFYCWAVPLFSDESMKNVLNSFVVVEDYFKNFKRDLYDILISNQLFLNRVDKVQQYLINKINLDKQNANIMNSVYKILKSKGTVNISELAGFTAVSQRQLERLFLEYVGVSPKKLSGLVRYQYLWQDILYNTNLNIHDSVCKYGYTDQSHLLKDFKKYHTLSTVDARIFAYKTR; translated from the coding sequence ATGTTTAAATTAAATAATATCTATCGACCAATTACTGCCCAGCCGTTTTTAAATGACGAATCTTATACTGAAATTCAACCATGTGAAGCACTCAAACCCTACATATGCTGTTTTTGGGGTACCCAAAAGCCTTATTCAAGCTTTACTTCAACTGAAATAAAAGATAAGCTTGTAATACCTGACACATGCATGGATATAGTATTTAACACTAATATGGATAAAAACGAGCTTGATGGCTTTTTTGCAGGTGTAAGTGATACTACATTTATAGATAAGACAAAAAATGTTACATCTTCAACGTCTTGCTTTGCCATTAGATTCTATTGCTGGGCCGTGCCATTGTTTTCCGATGAATCCATGAAAAATGTTCTTAATTCCTTCGTTGTAGTTGAAGATTACTTTAAAAACTTTAAGCGTGACTTGTATGATATACTGATTAGTAATCAGTTATTTCTTAATAGAGTAGATAAGGTTCAACAATATCTCATTAATAAAATAAACCTTGACAAACAGAACGCTAATATAATGAATTCTGTTTATAAGATTTTAAAGTCTAAAGGTACAGTCAATATTTCTGAACTTGCCGGTTTCACGGCAGTAAGCCAAAGGCAGCTTGAAAGGTTGTTTTTAGAGTACGTGGGGGTTTCGCCCAAAAAACTTTCAGGACTTGTTCGCTACCAATACCTTTGGCAGGATATTTTATATAACACAAATTTAAATATTCACGATAGTGTTTGCAAGTATGGGTATACAGACCAATCACATTTACTTAAAGATTTCAAAAAATATCACACCTTATCTACTGTAGATGCAAGAATATTTGCTTATAAAACCAGGTGA
- a CDS encoding dockerin type I domain-containing protein, with product MKKLLLFSIIMAVMAASFTPATIFAATTQIKGSDVMIIGDSYFAMSGEITRALENEARNAGVLGANDRFRDYTVSGSTLANNGIPSQYRNGINSGKVKYVIMDGGGNDCLQGYSAPPYTASTPFIKNATDAVTDLLKQMKADGVVKVFYLFYPDPNGDLNGLKSKLDALRPIMQSTVANAAQKPETYFFDIRPTWSGNLSQYTLPDGIHPTTAGSVATAKAMWAEMQKVNFFGTSTPTIKYGDYNNDGSIDALDFSSFKMYLMNPVRTYTEVLDLNSDNTVDAIDFAIMKQYLLGIVKNLPYK from the coding sequence ATGAAAAAACTACTTTTATTTTCTATCATCATGGCTGTTATGGCGGCAAGTTTTACACCCGCAACTATTTTTGCTGCAACCACTCAAATCAAGGGAAGTGACGTTATGATTATTGGCGATTCATACTTCGCGATGTCAGGTGAAATTACCAGAGCTTTAGAAAATGAAGCTAGAAACGCTGGTGTATTAGGTGCAAATGATAGGTTTAGAGACTATACAGTATCCGGATCTACGCTAGCAAATAATGGCATTCCTTCTCAGTACAGAAATGGTATTAATTCTGGTAAAGTTAAGTATGTAATAATGGATGGTGGTGGGAACGATTGTCTACAAGGTTATTCTGCTCCACCATATACTGCAAGCACACCTTTTATTAAAAATGCAACAGATGCAGTTACTGATCTATTAAAACAAATGAAAGCAGATGGCGTTGTTAAAGTATTTTATTTATTCTATCCTGATCCAAACGGAGATTTAAATGGTTTAAAGTCAAAATTGGATGCATTAAGACCGATAATGCAATCTACAGTAGCTAACGCGGCACAAAAGCCAGAAACATATTTCTTTGACATAAGACCAACATGGAGTGGGAATTTATCACAGTATACATTACCTGATGGTATACACCCTACTACAGCCGGAAGCGTAGCAACAGCAAAAGCTATGTGGGCTGAAATGCAAAAAGTTAACTTTTTCGGTACTAGTACTCCTACAATAAAATATGGAGATTATAACAATGATGGAAGTATTGATGCCTTGGATTTCTCCTCTTTTAAGATGTATTTGATGAACCCCGTACGTACATACACTGAAGTTTTGGATCTTAACAGTGACAACACTGTAGATGCAATCGATTTTGCTATTATGAAGCAGTACTTGCTAGGTATTGTAAAAAATTTACCTTACAAATAG
- a CDS encoding VOC family protein, producing the protein MFRTILQIYVKGSDEAFDLYKRAFDANIGFQDVDENGTVIHRELDVCGQAIAVGEAHDTTRAGGDRRLTGNTMQFCIQFGAGQEKRLHKAYETLLDGSEIITPFGELFFSPCGVELIDKYGVWWCLFI; encoded by the coding sequence ATGTTTAGAACGATTCTTCAAATTTATGTCAAGGGAAGTGATGAGGCTTTCGACTTATATAAGAGGGCGTTTGATGCAAATATAGGTTTTCAGGATGTAGATGAAAATGGTACAGTTATCCATAGGGAGCTGGATGTTTGCGGACAAGCCATTGCAGTTGGTGAGGCTCATGACACCACCCGTGCCGGCGGAGATAGAAGACTTACGGGCAATACCATGCAATTTTGCATTCAATTTGGAGCAGGTCAAGAGAAGAGGTTACATAAGGCATATGAAACCTTGCTTGACGGTAGCGAAATTATTACTCCTTTTGGCGAACTATTTTTTAGCCCATGTGGCGTGGAACTGATAGATAAGTACGGCGTATGGTGGTGCCTATTTATTTAA